A region from the Curtobacterium sp. MCBA15_012 genome encodes:
- a CDS encoding ATP-binding protein: MKRGKLRVLLGAAPGVGKTFTMLEEGHRMQAEGRDVVVAVVETHERAATAALVDGLEVVPRRVVEHRGVALDDMDLDAVIARAPDVALVDELAHTNAPGSRNEKRWQDVQALLAAGISVISTVNIQHMQSLGDVVREITGTVQRETVPDAVVRAADQIEVVDLAPASLRERLSDGLVYPAARIDAALSNYFRLGNLTALREIALLWLADEVDDALKAYRAEHGIDHRWETRERVLVALTGGPEGETLLRRGARIAARSAGGELAAVHVTTNDGLRVRHPGALGKQRALLEQLGGTYHQVVGDDVPSTLVRFARSVDATQIVIGVSRRSRLAAAITGPGIGNTVIQESGDIDVHVVTHERAGGGFALPKLGGSLSRARIAAAFVLSLTVGPLLTWLLSRTDDPDSITVDVLAYQLLVLVVALVGGMWPAVFAAVLSGLSLDFFFVQPLYQVTVQQPWHLVALVMYVISAVLVSFVVDRSARRSREARRAAAESGLLVGIAGSVLRGDDALQALLDRTREAFGFTGVRIRQGDEVPATSGTFEGTPDATTSLPSGAVLEFAGAPDDPTQRRLLRVVEQQLDAAVEHRRLTRTAVDAERIAAADRVRSALLAAVGHDVRRPIAAASAAVQTLSASDIELTDTDREALLTTADESLRQLAVLLADLLDVSRVQAGVLAVTPLPTALETVVAPALDELELGPDDVDLDLPGELPPVLADPVLLQRVVVNLLANASRYAPEGTRVRIAASAFGGGVELRVADHGPGIPEDRRDEVFQPFQRLGDTDNETGLGLGLALARGFTEGMGGTIEVDDTPGGGLTVVVRLPIAGHVGVEVRA, from the coding sequence GTGAAGCGAGGCAAACTGCGGGTCCTGCTCGGCGCGGCCCCCGGCGTCGGCAAGACGTTCACGATGCTCGAGGAAGGGCACCGCATGCAGGCCGAGGGCCGCGACGTGGTGGTCGCCGTCGTCGAGACCCACGAGCGTGCCGCCACCGCCGCCCTGGTCGACGGGCTCGAGGTCGTCCCCCGCCGGGTCGTCGAGCACCGCGGGGTCGCCCTCGACGACATGGACCTCGACGCGGTGATCGCCCGCGCCCCCGACGTCGCCCTCGTCGACGAACTCGCGCACACGAACGCGCCCGGCAGCCGGAACGAGAAGCGCTGGCAGGACGTCCAGGCGCTCCTCGCCGCGGGCATCAGCGTCATCTCGACGGTGAACATCCAGCACATGCAGTCCCTCGGCGACGTCGTCCGCGAGATCACCGGCACGGTGCAGCGCGAGACCGTCCCCGACGCCGTGGTCCGCGCGGCCGACCAGATCGAGGTCGTCGACCTCGCCCCGGCCTCCCTGCGCGAGCGGCTCTCCGACGGGCTGGTGTACCCGGCCGCCCGGATCGACGCCGCGCTGTCCAACTACTTCCGGCTCGGCAACCTCACCGCCCTGCGCGAGATCGCCCTGCTCTGGCTCGCCGACGAGGTCGACGACGCGCTCAAGGCCTACCGCGCCGAGCACGGCATCGACCACCGCTGGGAGACCCGCGAACGCGTGCTCGTCGCACTGACCGGCGGCCCCGAGGGCGAGACGCTCCTGCGCCGCGGCGCCCGCATCGCCGCCCGGAGCGCCGGCGGAGAGCTCGCCGCCGTGCACGTCACGACGAACGACGGCCTCCGGGTCCGCCACCCCGGTGCGCTCGGCAAGCAGCGCGCCCTGCTCGAGCAGCTCGGCGGGACGTACCACCAGGTCGTCGGCGACGACGTGCCGTCCACCCTCGTCCGGTTCGCCCGGTCGGTCGACGCGACGCAGATCGTCATCGGGGTCAGCCGTCGCTCGCGTCTGGCCGCCGCCATCACCGGACCGGGCATCGGCAACACGGTCATCCAGGAGTCCGGCGACATCGACGTGCACGTCGTGACGCACGAGCGCGCCGGCGGCGGGTTCGCCCTGCCGAAGCTCGGCGGCAGCCTGTCCCGCGCCCGGATCGCCGCGGCGTTCGTCCTGTCGCTCACCGTCGGGCCGCTGCTCACCTGGCTCCTGTCGCGCACGGACGACCCGGACTCGATCACGGTCGACGTGCTCGCGTACCAGCTGCTCGTGCTCGTCGTGGCCCTGGTGGGCGGGATGTGGCCCGCCGTGTTCGCCGCGGTGCTGTCCGGGCTGAGCCTCGACTTCTTCTTCGTGCAACCCCTCTACCAGGTCACCGTCCAGCAGCCGTGGCACCTCGTGGCCCTCGTGATGTACGTGATCAGCGCCGTGCTCGTCAGCTTCGTGGTCGACCGGTCGGCCCGGCGGAGCCGCGAGGCACGCCGTGCGGCAGCCGAGTCCGGGCTCCTCGTCGGCATCGCCGGCAGCGTCCTCCGTGGCGACGACGCCCTGCAGGCGCTGCTCGACCGCACGCGCGAGGCGTTCGGCTTCACCGGCGTGCGGATCCGGCAGGGCGACGAGGTCCCGGCCACGTCCGGGACGTTCGAGGGCACGCCGGACGCGACCACGAGCCTCCCGTCCGGCGCCGTCCTGGAGTTCGCGGGCGCACCCGACGACCCGACCCAACGACGGCTGCTGCGGGTCGTCGAGCAGCAGCTCGACGCCGCGGTGGAACACCGCCGGCTCACGCGCACCGCGGTCGACGCGGAGCGCATCGCGGCCGCGGACCGCGTCCGCAGCGCCCTCCTGGCGGCCGTCGGCCACGACGTCCGTCGCCCGATCGCGGCGGCCTCGGCCGCCGTGCAGACGCTGAGCGCCTCCGACATCGAGCTCACCGACACCGACCGGGAGGCGCTGCTCACGACCGCCGACGAGAGCCTGCGCCAGCTCGCGGTGCTGTTGGCCGACCTGTTGGACGTCAGTCGCGTGCAGGCCGGGGTGCTCGCCGTGACCCCGCTGCCAACCGCCCTCGAGACGGTCGTCGCCCCCGCTCTCGACGAACTCGAGCTCGGCCCGGACGACGTCGACCTCGACCTGCCGGGCGAGCTGCCGCCGGTCCTGGCTGACCCGGTCCTGCTGCAGCGCGTCGTCGTGAACCTGCTCGCCAACGCCTCGCGCTACGCCCCCGAGGGCACGCGCGTCCGGATCGCGGCGAGCGCCTTCGGCGGCGGCGTCGAACTGCGCGTGGCCGACCACGGGCCGGGCATCCCCGAGGACCGGCGCGACGAGGTGTTCCAGCCGTTCCAGCGGCTCGGCGACACCGACAACGAGACCGGGCTCGGGCTGGGGCTCGCCCTGGCGCGGGGGTTCACCGAGGGGATGGGCGGCACGATCGAGGTGGACGACACCCCCGGCGGCGGACTCACCGTCGTCGTGCGGCTGCCGATCGCGGGGCACGTGGGCGTGGAGGTCCGAGCATGA
- a CDS encoding GNAT family N-acetyltransferase, which produces MTIALRRVTADDWQEWRTVRLAALAEAPDAFGSTLADWQDAPEGRWRTRLSLPDAVDLLAVDTEHEHEHEHEHDHARHDHDHVIGMATGVPDVDDPRRAELISMWVAPEARGSGVARQLIDAVARAMAEHGAEHLELSVMPDNDRARRSYERAGFARTDTLGDVLPDGRHELVMSRDLAAERTLLAYERGADRYADRTDDHRSGLVDDLLALVPAGSHVLELGSGPGRDADALEAAGLRVDRTDGAAAFVDRLRAAGHDARLLDVRRDDVGPDEGVRRDDVGPDEGVRRDDVGPDEGARPDDARPDDDARPGTAAGWGGPYDAVFANAVLLHVDRDATGPVLERARRAVRPGGVLAATVKRGDGAGWSDRKLDDPRWFTYWTEDALAAVVSAAGWHGVHVRETTRPGADERWLTVTAHRPEED; this is translated from the coding sequence GTGACGATCGCGCTGCGCCGGGTGACGGCGGACGACTGGCAGGAGTGGCGGACGGTCCGGTTGGCGGCGCTCGCCGAGGCGCCCGACGCGTTCGGCTCGACCCTCGCCGACTGGCAGGACGCCCCCGAGGGCCGCTGGCGCACCCGTCTGTCGCTGCCGGACGCGGTGGACCTGCTCGCGGTCGACACCGAGCACGAGCACGAGCACGAGCACGAGCACGACCACGCACGCCACGACCACGACCACGTCATCGGCATGGCCACCGGTGTGCCCGACGTCGACGACCCCCGCCGGGCCGAGCTCATCTCGATGTGGGTCGCCCCGGAGGCCCGCGGCAGCGGCGTCGCCCGGCAGCTCATCGACGCCGTCGCCCGCGCGATGGCCGAGCACGGCGCCGAGCACCTCGAGCTCTCCGTGATGCCCGACAACGACCGCGCCCGCCGCAGCTACGAGCGCGCCGGGTTCGCCCGCACCGACACCCTCGGTGACGTGCTGCCCGACGGCCGACACGAGCTCGTGATGTCCCGCGACCTCGCGGCGGAGCGCACCCTGCTCGCCTACGAACGCGGGGCCGACCGGTACGCCGACCGCACCGACGACCACCGTTCGGGCCTCGTCGACGACCTGCTCGCCCTCGTGCCCGCCGGGTCGCACGTCCTCGAGCTCGGCTCCGGTCCCGGTCGCGACGCCGACGCGCTCGAGGCCGCCGGACTGCGGGTCGACCGGACCGACGGCGCCGCGGCGTTCGTCGACCGGCTCCGCGCGGCCGGACACGACGCCCGCCTGCTCGACGTCCGGCGCGACGACGTCGGACCGGACGAAGGCGTCCGGCGCGACGACGTCGGACCGGACGAAGGCGTCCGGCGCGACGACGTCGGACCGGACGAAGGCGCCCGGCCCGACGACGCCCGGCCCGACGACGACGCCCGGCCCGGCACCGCCGCAGGCTGGGGCGGACCCTACGACGCCGTGTTCGCGAACGCCGTCCTGCTGCACGTGGACCGGGACGCCACCGGCCCCGTCCTCGAACGTGCCCGCCGCGCGGTCCGCCCGGGCGGGGTCCTCGCCGCCACGGTCAAGCGCGGCGACGGTGCCGGCTGGAGCGACCGCAAGCTCGACGACCCGCGCTGGTTCACCTACTGGACCGAGGACGCCCTCGCCGCCGTCGTGTCCGCAGCCGGCTGGCACGGCGTGCACGTCCGCGAGACCACCCGTCCCGGCGCCGACGAGCGCTGGCTGACCGTCACGGCCCACCGGCCGGAGGAGGACTGA
- a CDS encoding glycoside hydrolase family 65 protein gives MNPITSDPLDRVRYPVDEWALVETEYAPDEQGVAETNFAVGNGYLGLRGNLDEGRGGVQYGTYVNGFHETWPIRHAEDAFGFAKTGQTIINAPDAKVIRLYVDDEPLVLAEADVLRHTRRLEFRGGYLYRETEWSTPSGKRVCIRSKRLVSFTDRHLAVIDYEVTVLDGDASLLLSSQILNRQDVQDEYHAGMRAAANAFDPRKAETFTQRVLEPKLKRSTGGRSLLGYQAASSGMTICVGVEHHLETENSWDESSSIEDDLAKHVYRVQARRGVPTRLVKHVVYHTSRGVPARELADRCDRTLDRARTETVDETFAKQRAWMDDYWTRSDVEIPGQPEIQQAVRWNLYMLAQATARTDGHGIAAKGVTGSGYGGHYFWDMEIYVLPFLSYTAPIVARNALRFRYNMLDAARSRARELNQRGALFPWRTINGEESSAYYAAGTAQYHIDADIAHALMQYVRASGDREFLKRGAIDILVETARLWSDLGFWRSNGDKKFHIDGVTGPDEYTTVVDDNLYTNVMARANLWFAVNACHELAVDDPEEYGRMVRRTGLQESEVVEWEHAAESMEIPFDPHRGIHPQDAQFLDKELWDLENTPESKRPLLLHYHPLVIYRFQVLKQADVVLALFLQGHEFTAAEKRRDFDYYDALTTGDSTLSAVVQSIMAAEVGYHDLAAQYFLTALYVDLADLHGNTSDGVHIASTGGIWGALVNGFGGMRDHGGRMTFNPRLPKDWERLTYRLTIHGSRIRVDLEEATMTFTVETGDGFTAWVHNQQWDVLPGEPTVVPLPHHGPRMSGHAPTTSDIQGTLRADGSVITASIPTISLDRMFDVDETTA, from the coding sequence ATGAACCCCATCACCTCCGACCCCCTGGACCGCGTCCGCTACCCGGTCGACGAGTGGGCGCTCGTCGAGACCGAGTACGCGCCCGACGAGCAGGGCGTCGCCGAGACGAACTTCGCGGTCGGCAACGGCTACCTCGGCCTCCGCGGCAACCTCGACGAAGGCCGGGGCGGCGTGCAGTACGGCACGTACGTCAACGGGTTCCACGAGACCTGGCCGATCCGGCACGCCGAGGACGCCTTCGGCTTCGCCAAGACCGGGCAGACGATCATCAACGCACCCGACGCCAAGGTGATCCGGCTGTACGTCGACGACGAGCCCCTGGTCCTCGCCGAGGCCGACGTCCTGCGCCACACCCGCCGGCTCGAGTTCCGCGGCGGCTACCTGTACCGCGAGACCGAGTGGTCGACGCCGTCCGGCAAGCGGGTCTGCATCCGCTCGAAGCGCCTGGTGTCCTTCACCGACCGGCACCTCGCCGTCATCGACTACGAGGTCACCGTGCTCGACGGTGACGCATCGCTGCTGCTCTCGAGCCAGATCCTCAACCGCCAGGACGTCCAGGACGAGTACCACGCGGGGATGCGGGCGGCCGCGAACGCCTTCGACCCGCGCAAGGCCGAGACGTTCACGCAGCGCGTGCTCGAACCGAAGCTCAAGCGCAGCACCGGCGGGCGCTCCCTGCTCGGCTACCAGGCCGCGAGTTCGGGCATGACGATCTGCGTCGGTGTCGAGCACCACCTGGAGACCGAGAACAGCTGGGACGAGTCCTCGTCGATCGAGGACGACCTCGCGAAGCACGTGTACCGGGTGCAGGCGCGCCGCGGGGTGCCGACCCGGCTCGTGAAGCACGTGGTGTACCACACGTCCCGCGGGGTGCCGGCCCGCGAGCTCGCCGACCGCTGCGACCGGACGCTCGACCGCGCCCGCACCGAGACGGTCGACGAGACGTTCGCGAAGCAGCGCGCGTGGATGGACGACTACTGGACCCGGAGCGACGTCGAGATCCCCGGGCAGCCCGAGATCCAGCAGGCCGTCCGGTGGAACCTCTACATGCTCGCGCAGGCGACCGCCCGGACCGACGGGCACGGCATCGCCGCCAAGGGCGTCACCGGGTCCGGGTACGGCGGTCACTACTTCTGGGACATGGAGATCTACGTCCTGCCGTTCCTGTCGTACACGGCGCCGATCGTGGCCCGGAACGCGCTGCGGTTCCGCTACAACATGCTCGACGCCGCGCGGTCGCGTGCCCGTGAGCTGAACCAACGCGGTGCCCTGTTCCCGTGGCGGACGATCAACGGCGAGGAGTCGAGCGCCTACTACGCCGCCGGTACCGCGCAGTACCACATCGATGCGGACATCGCCCACGCCCTCATGCAGTACGTGCGGGCCTCGGGTGACCGGGAGTTCCTCAAGCGCGGCGCGATCGACATCCTCGTCGAGACCGCGCGACTGTGGTCCGACCTGGGGTTCTGGCGGTCGAACGGCGACAAGAAGTTCCACATCGACGGTGTCACCGGACCCGATGAGTACACGACGGTCGTCGACGACAACCTCTACACGAACGTCATGGCGCGGGCGAACCTGTGGTTCGCCGTCAACGCCTGCCACGAGCTCGCGGTCGACGACCCCGAGGAGTACGGCCGCATGGTCCGGCGGACCGGGCTCCAGGAGTCCGAGGTCGTCGAGTGGGAGCACGCCGCCGAGTCGATGGAGATCCCCTTCGACCCGCACCGCGGCATCCACCCGCAGGACGCCCAGTTCCTCGACAAGGAGCTCTGGGACCTCGAGAACACGCCGGAGTCCAAGCGCCCGCTGCTGCTGCACTACCACCCGCTGGTCATCTACCGGTTCCAGGTGCTCAAGCAGGCCGACGTCGTGCTCGCGCTGTTCCTGCAGGGCCACGAGTTCACCGCCGCCGAGAAGCGCCGCGACTTCGACTACTACGACGCCCTGACCACCGGGGACTCGACGCTGTCGGCGGTCGTGCAGTCGATCATGGCGGCCGAGGTCGGGTACCACGACCTCGCGGCGCAGTACTTCCTCACGGCGCTGTACGTCGACCTCGCGGACCTGCACGGCAACACCTCGGACGGGGTGCACATCGCCTCGACCGGCGGCATCTGGGGCGCGCTCGTCAACGGCTTCGGGGGCATGCGCGACCACGGCGGGCGGATGACGTTCAACCCGCGGCTGCCGAAGGACTGGGAGCGTCTGACCTACCGGCTGACGATCCACGGTTCGCGCATCCGGGTCGACCTCGAAGAGGCCA
- a CDS encoding response regulator transcription factor gives MKVLIADDDAQLVRALAVTLAARGYEVATARDGRAAIDAVITERPDIVLLDLGMPRLDGIGVLEGIRAWSQVPVLVLSGRTDSSDKVDALDAGADDYVTKPFQMDELLARLRALGRRQATAAATAGATPTVAVGDLVVDLVAKQVTPPTGPAIRLTPTEWRLLEVLVTNPGRLMTREMLLTEVWGPTHGNDSGYLRLYMAQLRRKLEPEPSHPRYLVTESGMGYRFDPTGG, from the coding sequence ATGAAGGTCCTGATCGCCGACGACGACGCCCAGCTCGTCCGGGCGCTCGCCGTCACCCTCGCCGCCCGCGGGTACGAGGTCGCCACCGCGCGGGACGGCCGCGCCGCGATCGACGCCGTGATCACCGAGCGCCCGGACATCGTCCTGCTCGACCTGGGGATGCCCCGGCTCGACGGCATCGGGGTGCTCGAGGGCATCCGCGCCTGGTCGCAGGTCCCCGTGCTGGTGCTCTCCGGCCGGACCGACTCGTCCGACAAGGTGGACGCGCTCGACGCCGGCGCGGACGACTACGTGACGAAACCGTTCCAGATGGACGAGCTGCTCGCCCGGCTCCGCGCCCTCGGCCGACGGCAGGCCACGGCAGCGGCGACCGCCGGGGCGACCCCCACCGTGGCGGTCGGCGACCTCGTGGTCGACCTCGTCGCGAAGCAGGTCACGCCGCCGACGGGGCCCGCGATCCGGCTCACCCCGACCGAGTGGCGGCTGCTCGAGGTGCTCGTGACGAACCCCGGGCGGCTGATGACCCGCGAGATGCTCCTCACCGAGGTGTGGGGCCCGACGCACGGCAACGACTCCGGGTACCTGCGGCTGTACATGGCGCAGCTGCGGCGGAAGCTCGAGCCGGAGCCGTCGCACCCGCGGTACCTGGTGACCGAGTCGGGGATGGGGTACCGGTTCGACCCGACCGGCGGCTGA
- the kdpC gene encoding potassium-transporting ATPase subunit KdpC, whose product MASVRSTFRSTGVAIRLTLLSTVVLGVVYPLAVWGVGQAAFRDQANGSMVTDSSGKVVGSSLIGQSFDGKGADRWFQSRPSAAGEEGYDANASSGSNLGPSNPDLLKAVEERRAAVAKADGVSAAEVPADAVTASGSGLDPDISPEYALQQVSRVASARGLSEDAVRTLVDEHTEARQLGFLGEPVVNVLELNLALAATR is encoded by the coding sequence ATGGCATCTGTACGGTCCACCTTCCGCTCCACCGGTGTGGCGATCCGCCTCACCCTCCTGTCCACCGTCGTCCTCGGTGTCGTCTACCCGCTCGCGGTGTGGGGCGTCGGCCAGGCCGCCTTCCGCGACCAGGCGAACGGGTCGATGGTCACCGACTCCTCCGGCAAGGTCGTCGGCTCGTCCCTCATCGGGCAGTCGTTCGACGGCAAGGGCGCCGACCGCTGGTTCCAGTCGCGCCCGAGCGCCGCGGGCGAGGAGGGCTACGACGCGAACGCCTCGTCCGGCTCGAACCTCGGCCCGTCGAACCCCGACCTGCTCAAGGCGGTCGAGGAGCGCCGCGCCGCCGTGGCGAAGGCCGACGGGGTCAGCGCCGCCGAGGTGCCGGCCGACGCGGTCACCGCCTCGGGCTCGGGCCTCGACCCGGACATCAGCCCGGAGTACGCGCTCCAGCAGGTGTCCCGGGTGGCCTCGGCCCGCGGGCTGTCCGAGGACGCCGTCCGCACGCTCGTCGACGAGCACACCGAGGCCCGGCAGCTCGGGTTCCTCGGGGAGCCGGTCGTCAACGTGCTCGAGCTGAACCTGGCGCTCGCGGCGACGCGCTGA
- a CDS encoding alpha/beta hydrolase produces MHRALRGTAWVLTVVVLLVVAFLVYAHIVMPGTRSAALQVWRDDRVAVRDAGDAVVMTPTGTADGKGIVFVPGAKVDPYAYMATFRQVVAAGTTVVITKPTLNLAFFDTRPLSTFEAHAPRVTTWAVGGHSLGGVRACQLAREAGGLLLLGSYCADDLSDTDLDVLSVSGSRDGLSTPAKVAAARGKLPADVRTVEVVGANHADFGAYGDQPGDGTATIPRAQARSEIAAAIEDWVRTLG; encoded by the coding sequence GTGCACCGTGCCCTGCGAGGGACCGCCTGGGTCCTGACCGTCGTCGTCCTGCTCGTGGTGGCGTTCCTCGTGTACGCGCACATCGTGATGCCGGGCACCCGCAGCGCAGCGCTGCAGGTCTGGCGGGACGACCGCGTGGCCGTCCGGGACGCCGGCGACGCCGTCGTGATGACCCCCACCGGCACCGCGGACGGGAAGGGGATCGTGTTCGTCCCCGGCGCGAAGGTCGACCCGTACGCCTACATGGCGACGTTCCGGCAGGTGGTCGCCGCGGGGACGACGGTCGTCATCACGAAGCCGACGCTCAACCTGGCGTTCTTCGACACGCGTCCGCTGTCGACGTTCGAGGCGCACGCACCGCGGGTCACCACGTGGGCCGTCGGCGGGCACTCCCTCGGCGGGGTCCGTGCGTGCCAGCTCGCCCGAGAGGCCGGCGGGCTCCTGCTCCTCGGCAGCTACTGCGCGGACGACCTGTCGGACACCGACCTCGACGTGCTGAGCGTCTCCGGGTCACGCGACGGGTTGTCGACCCCGGCGAAGGTCGCCGCTGCGCGCGGGAAGCTGCCGGCGGACGTGCGGACGGTCGAGGTCGTCGGCGCGAACCACGCGGACTTCGGCGCCTACGGCGACCAGCCCGGTGACGGGACGGCGACGATCCCGCGCGCGCAGGCGCGCAGCGAGATCGCCGCGGCGATCGAGGACTGGGTCCGCACCCTCGGCTGA
- a CDS encoding APC family permease gives MTSDTAARPQGETGSKLQQAITGPLLYLFILGDVLGAGIYALMGTLSKDVGGALWAPLVLALLLALLTAGSYAELVTKYPKAGGAAVFAERAYKVPIVSFLVGFSMLAAGVTSAAGLSLAFAGDYLGTFVDLPPVPTAIVFLALVACLNARGISDSLKSNVVMTIIEVSGLVIVVVVVAVMLGGGGGDVSRVGAFPAEANPALATLSAAIVAYYSFVGFETSANVAEEVREPRKVYPKALFGALATAGVVYVLVGLASSIALPASELSDSSGPLLAVVSASGVPIPDWVFSLIALVAVANGALLTMIMASRVTYGMAEQRLLPSLLGKVLPNRKTPWTAIVATTVVAMLLTLVGDVGTLAETVVLLLLIVFISTNVAVLVLRKDKVEHDHFRVWTAVPVLGVASCILLLTQQSGQVWLYAAVLLLVGVVLYVVARLTRRRERTAA, from the coding sequence ATGACCAGCGACACCGCCGCACGCCCCCAGGGCGAGACCGGCTCGAAGCTCCAGCAGGCGATCACCGGCCCCCTGCTCTACCTGTTCATCCTCGGCGACGTCCTGGGCGCCGGCATCTACGCCCTGATGGGGACGCTCTCGAAGGACGTCGGCGGCGCACTGTGGGCACCGCTCGTCCTCGCGCTGCTCCTCGCCCTGCTCACCGCCGGGTCCTACGCCGAGCTCGTGACGAAGTACCCCAAGGCGGGCGGTGCCGCGGTCTTCGCCGAGCGGGCCTACAAGGTGCCGATCGTGTCGTTCCTGGTCGGCTTCAGCATGCTCGCCGCCGGGGTCACGAGCGCCGCCGGGCTGTCCCTGGCCTTCGCCGGCGACTACCTCGGCACGTTCGTCGACCTGCCGCCGGTGCCGACCGCGATCGTGTTCCTGGCCCTCGTCGCGTGCCTGAACGCCCGCGGCATCTCGGACTCGCTGAAGAGCAACGTCGTCATGACCATCATCGAGGTGTCCGGCCTCGTCATCGTCGTCGTGGTCGTCGCGGTGATGCTCGGCGGTGGCGGCGGTGACGTCTCGCGCGTCGGGGCCTTCCCGGCCGAGGCGAACCCGGCCCTCGCGACCCTGAGCGCCGCGATCGTCGCCTACTACTCGTTCGTGGGCTTCGAGACGTCGGCGAACGTCGCCGAGGAGGTCCGCGAGCCCCGCAAGGTCTACCCGAAGGCCCTGTTCGGCGCCCTCGCGACCGCCGGTGTCGTCTACGTGCTCGTCGGCCTCGCCAGCTCGATCGCCCTGCCCGCGTCGGAGCTCTCCGACTCGAGCGGCCCGCTGCTCGCCGTCGTGTCCGCGTCGGGCGTGCCGATCCCCGACTGGGTGTTCAGCCTGATCGCGCTCGTGGCCGTCGCGAACGGCGCCCTGCTCACGATGATCATGGCGAGCCGCGTGACCTACGGCATGGCCGAGCAGCGGCTGCTGCCGAGCCTGCTCGGCAAGGTCCTGCCGAACCGGAAGACCCCGTGGACCGCCATCGTCGCGACCACCGTCGTCGCGATGCTGCTCACGCTCGTCGGCGACGTCGGCACGCTCGCCGAGACGGTCGTCCTCCTGCTGCTGATCGTGTTCATCAGCACGAACGTCGCGGTGCTCGTGCTGCGGAAGGACAAGGTCGAGCACGACCACTTCCGGGTCTGGACCGCCGTGCCGGTGCTCGGTGTGGCCTCGTGCATCCTGCTGCTCACGCAGCAGAGCGGGCAGGTCTGGCTGTACGCCGCGGTGCTGCTGCTCGTGGGCGTGGTCCTGTACGTGGTGGCGCGCCTCACGCGCCGCCGCGAGCGCACCGCGGCGTAG
- a CDS encoding HAD family phosphatase has product MTTPDRRTPARLADTRALLFDLDGVLTPTADVHMRAWSRLFTPYLAAHGVAPYTEQDYFASIDGKPRYDGVRTLLASRGIELPEGTPDDAPDADTVCGLGNRKNAEFTAELTEHGVEPYPGSLRFLTAAIDAGMHVAVVSSSANATQVLRTAGILDRFPVVVDGLVARQDGLAGKPAPDTYLDAAGRFGLTAAECVVVEDATSGVEAGRNGAFGLVVGVDRGAGADALREHGADVVVTDLADLLGELPDATTSTDQPAGR; this is encoded by the coding sequence ATGACGACGCCGGACCGGCGCACACCAGCGCGACTCGCCGACACACGAGCGCTCCTGTTCGACCTGGACGGCGTCCTCACCCCCACCGCGGACGTGCACATGCGCGCCTGGAGCCGGCTCTTCACGCCGTACCTCGCGGCGCACGGGGTGGCCCCGTACACCGAGCAGGACTACTTCGCCTCGATCGACGGCAAGCCCCGCTACGACGGTGTGCGCACGCTGCTCGCCTCGCGCGGCATCGAGTTGCCCGAGGGCACCCCCGACGACGCACCCGACGCCGACACCGTGTGCGGGCTCGGGAACCGCAAGAACGCCGAGTTCACGGCCGAGCTCACCGAGCACGGCGTCGAGCCCTACCCCGGCTCGTTGCGGTTCCTGACCGCCGCGATCGACGCCGGCATGCACGTCGCGGTCGTGTCGAGCTCCGCGAACGCCACGCAGGTGCTGCGGACCGCGGGGATCCTCGACCGCTTCCCGGTCGTGGTCGACGGCCTCGTCGCACGACAGGACGGCCTCGCGGGCAAGCCAGCGCCGGACACCTACCTCGACGCCGCGGGCCGCTTCGGGCTGACCGCCGCCGAGTGCGTCGTCGTCGAGGACGCCACGAGCGGGGTCGAAGCCGGCCGCAACGGTGCCTTCGGGCTCGTCGTCGGCGTCGACCGCGGTGCCGGTGCCGACGCCCTGCGCGAGCACGGTGCCGACGTCGTCGTCACCGACCTCGCCGACCTGCTCGGCGAGCTGCCGGACGCGACCACGAGCACGGACCAGCCAGCCGGGCGGTAG